A stretch of the Rosa rugosa chromosome 5, drRosRugo1.1, whole genome shotgun sequence genome encodes the following:
- the LOC133710834 gene encoding kinesin-like protein KIN-13B produces the protein MREDGKQQVCIVGLQEYSVSDVETIKELIEKGSATISTGTTGANEESSRSHVVLQLAIKRVVDGNVSKPPRLVGKLSFIDLAGSERGTDTTDNDKQTRLQRGIKNNF, from the exons ATGAGAGAAGATGGTAAGCAACAAGTTTGTATTGTGGGTTTGCAAGAATACAGTGTGTCTGATGTAGAGACAATTAAAGAGCTCATTGAGAAAGGAAGTGCCACAATAAGTACTGGTACCACTGGTGCAAATGAAGAATCCTCTCGCTCACATGTCGTACTTCAGCTTGCTATCAAGAGGGTAGTTGATGGCAATGTATCAAAGCCTCCCCGTCTTGTTGGTAAACTCTCCTTTATAGATCTTGCTGGAAGTGAACGTGGTACAGATACTACAGATAATGACAAACAGACAAG GTTACAGAGAGGGATTAAAAACAACTTTTAA
- the LOC133710835 gene encoding hydroxyproline O-galactosyltransferase HPGT1-like isoform X2: MKKGSTAQCVCLVDESCNWTMRPCLSSDVKLHPKPISVFSMAKVFSEPSQKWYEPEWWKFGDKKLYFRHASGEMYVISQGLAKFV; encoded by the exons ATGAAGAAGGGATCCACAGCTCAG TGTGTTTGCTTGGTTGATGAGTCTTGCAATTGGACAATGCGTCCATGTCTCTCTAGTGATGTGAAGCTTCACCCAAAG CCTATCAGCGTTTTCAGCATGGCTAAAGTTTTCTCTGAGCC GAGTCAAAAGTGGTATGAACCAGAATGGTGGAAGTTTGGTGATAAAAAATT ATATTTTCGCCATGCTTCAGGTGAGATGTATGTCATTTCTCAAGGTCTGGCCAAATTTGTTTGA
- the LOC133710835 gene encoding uncharacterized protein LOC133710835 isoform X1 has translation MKKGSTAQCVCLVDESCNWTMRPCLSSDVKLHPKPISVFSMAKVFSEPSQKWYEPEWWKFGDKKFKNNRQNFIKFRNHSWFVKSSEILPTTYNNHILT, from the exons ATGAAGAAGGGATCCACAGCTCAG TGTGTTTGCTTGGTTGATGAGTCTTGCAATTGGACAATGCGTCCATGTCTCTCTAGTGATGTGAAGCTTCACCCAAAG CCTATCAGCGTTTTCAGCATGGCTAAAGTTTTCTCTGAGCC GAGTCAAAAGTGGTATGAACCAGAATGGTGGAAGTTTGGTGATAAAAAATT CAAGAACAACCGACAAAATTTTATCAAGTTCAGGAACCACTCTTGGTTTGTTAAATCTTCGGAGATCCTGCCAACTACATATAATAATCACATCTTGACATAA